One window from the genome of Caloenas nicobarica isolate bCalNic1 chromosome 21, bCalNic1.hap1, whole genome shotgun sequence encodes:
- the MYOG gene encoding myogenin has translation MELFETNPYFFPDQRFYDGENFLGSRLQGYEPSAFPERPEVALCPEGRVALEEKDSALAEHCPGQCLPWACKVCKRKTVSIDRRRAATLREKRRLKKVNEAFEALKRSTLLNPNQRLPKVEILRSAIQYIERLQSLLSTLNQQEREQRDLRFRPAAPQPGAAGECGSGSSSCSPEWSSQLEFGTNPADHLLADDAAEDRNLHSLSSIVENIAVEDVAVTFQEERVQN, from the exons ATGGAGCTCTTTGAGACCAACCCGTATTTTTTCCCGGACCAGAGGTTTTACGATGGGGAAAATTTCCTGGGCTCCCGTTTGCAAGGCTACGAGCCATCGGCGTTCCCCGAGCGGCCCGAGGTGGCCCTGTGTCCCGAGGGCAGGGTGGCTTTGGAGGAGAAGGACTCAGCGCTGGCCGAGCACTGTCCCGGGCAGTGTCTGCCGTGGGCGTGCAAGGTTTGCAAGCGCAAGACGGTGTCCATCGACCGGCGCCGGGCGGCCACGCTGCGGGAGAAGCGCAGGTTGAAGAAGGTGAACGAAGCCTTCGAGGCGCTGAAGCGCAGCACCCTGCTGAACCCCAACCAGCGGCTGCCCAAGGTGGAGATCCTGCGCAGCGCCATCCAGTACATCGAGCGCCTGCAGAGCCTGCTCAGCACCCTCAACCAGCAGGAGCGGGAGCAGAGGGACCTGCGCTTCCGtcccgccgccccgcagcccggg GCGGCCGGCGAGTGCGGGTCCGGCAGCTCGTCCTGCAGCCCCGAGTGGAGCAGCCAGCTGGAGTTTGGCACCAACCCCGCAG ATCACCTCCTGGCCGATGACGCGGCAGAGGACCGCAACCTCCACTCGCTCTCCTCCATCGTGGAGAACATCGCCGTGGAGGACGTGGCTGTGACGTTCCAGGAGGAGCGGGTTCAAAACTGA